One window of Paenibacillus sp. FSL K6-3182 genomic DNA carries:
- a CDS encoding ABC transporter permease subunit: MKQMTVPMKRKKSGIVLWKKMLAHKYLYFMLLPCVVFFIIFNYIPMAGLLLAFKEYKFNEGILGSPWVGLDYFKQFFNSYQSGELIKNTLIISCMKLFLYLPFPIILALMFNEVRSKWFKNVSQSLLYLPHFLSWVVVIGLVQRILAPDTGLLNQVITNMGGDGSTFFMMDSDYFYQIMFGSHVWKSIGWDSIIYVAAISGINPEMYEAAKIDGASKFREVWNITLPSITPTIVILFILSLGSILSAGFDQIYLLKTPGNAPLSDILDTYIIRVGLQGGQYGYATAVGMLQGLIGLILVVFANRVSRKVSETSLW; the protein is encoded by the coding sequence ATGAAGCAAATGACCGTACCCATGAAGCGAAAAAAAAGTGGTATCGTTTTATGGAAAAAAATGTTGGCTCACAAATATTTATATTTCATGTTGTTGCCATGTGTTGTCTTCTTCATCATTTTCAACTATATTCCGATGGCTGGCTTGTTGTTAGCCTTCAAGGAATACAAGTTCAATGAGGGCATCTTAGGAAGCCCATGGGTTGGCCTGGATTATTTCAAGCAATTTTTTAATTCCTATCAAAGCGGAGAGTTGATTAAAAACACACTCATCATAAGTTGTATGAAATTGTTTCTATACTTGCCGTTTCCGATTATTCTTGCACTCATGTTTAATGAAGTTCGCTCAAAATGGTTCAAAAATGTTTCTCAGAGCTTACTGTATTTGCCGCATTTCCTCTCGTGGGTTGTCGTCATCGGTTTAGTCCAACGTATACTCGCTCCTGATACTGGCTTATTGAATCAGGTAATAACGAATATGGGCGGCGACGGAAGTACATTCTTTATGATGGACTCGGACTACTTCTACCAGATTATGTTCGGAAGCCATGTATGGAAGTCTATTGGTTGGGATTCGATCATCTATGTCGCAGCGATCTCAGGAATTAATCCCGAAATGTACGAAGCGGCTAAAATTGATGGGGCAAGCAAATTCCGAGAGGTTTGGAATATTACGCTGCCGTCCATCACACCGACAATTGTAATCCTCTTTATATTGTCTCTGGGCAGTATATTATCCGCCGGGTTCGACCAGATTTATTTGCTCAAAACACCGGGTAATGCACCGCTCTCTGATATTTTGGATACTTACATTATCCGAGTTGGCTTGCAAGGCGGGCAGTACGGATACGCGACAGCCGTTGGCATGCTGCAAGGATTAATTGGATTGATCTTGGTTGTATTCGCGAACCGTGTTTCCCGAAAGGTTTCTGAAACATCCTTATGGTAG